The following proteins come from a genomic window of Trifolium pratense cultivar HEN17-A07 linkage group LG4, ARS_RC_1.1, whole genome shotgun sequence:
- the LOC123924093 gene encoding PRA1 family protein B3-like, which yields MSSPPTLPVSTSQTTINIGGGGGGGGVSSQSQPPIATPAFRAFVSRISSSLRQAFSQRRPWYELIDRSSISRPENLSEAYTRIRKNFTYFRVNYLTLIVFALAVSLITHPFSLLVLLGLLASWSFLYLFRPSDQPVVLFGRTFADRETLGILSLLTIFVIFLTSVGSLLISALMVGLAIACAHGAFRVPEDLFLDDQEVTSSGFLSFLGGAASSAGAV from the coding sequence ATGTCATCTCCACCGACACTCCCCGTTTCCACTTCTCAAACAACCATAAACATCGGCGGCGGAGGCGGAGGCGGAGGAGTTTCCTCCCAATCTCAACCTCCGATCGCAACTCCCGCTTTCCGCGCCTTCGTCTCCCGCATCTCCTCCTCCCTCCGTCAAGCCTTCTCACAGCGCCGTCCATGGTACGAACTCATCGACCGTTCCTCAATTTCACGGCCTGAAAATCTCTCCGAAGCATATACACGGATCCGCAAGAATTTCACATACTTCCGTGTCAATTACCTAACCCTAATCGTTTTCGCGCTCGCAGTTTCTCTCATCACGCATCCATTTTCATTGCTTGTTCTTCTCGGGCTCCTTGCATCGTGGTCGTTTCTCTATCTCTTCCGTCCTTCCGATCAACCTGTTGTTCTCTTTGGCCGCACCTTCGCCGATCGTGAAACCCTAGGGATCCTTTCTTTGCTTACGATCTTCGTCATTTTCCTCACAAGTGTTGGATCGTTGTTGATTTCTGCTCTTATGGTTGGATTGGCGATCGCTTGTGCACACGGTGCGTTTCGTGTTCCGGAGGATCTGTTTCTTGATGATCAAGAAGTGACTAGTTCGGGATTCCTGTCGTTCCTTGGCGGTGCTGCGTCGTCCGCTGGTGCGGTGTAA